A window of the Cucurbita pepo subsp. pepo cultivar mu-cu-16 chromosome LG01, ASM280686v2, whole genome shotgun sequence genome harbors these coding sequences:
- the LOC111798532 gene encoding protein RETICULATA-RELATED 5, chloroplastic-like, producing MKLHSHGGLSGGPVHASSTVHRSRDAAPADSLRRNSIAECRFVGGISTRRNSCAISIRQNSRSTFYVHCVRFSHEDSECSDEVGQKSAVQILSTRRAVLGVPLIAIGARFLQSAVVRAEEKAPETAIPVLEAVKSPPPPPPPLASTPVEESITSRIYDATVIGEPLAVGKDKSKLWEKIMNARVVYLGEAEQVPIRDDKELELEIVKNLKRRCAESERVLSLALEAFPSNLQEQLNQYIDRKIDGETLKSYTLHWPPQRWQEYEPLLSYCRENGVRLIACGLPLRVLRTVQAEGIRGLSKADRKVFSPPAGSGFISGFTAISRRASVDLNSSYPSSPFGPSSYLSAQARVVEEYAMSQIILQAMADGGGTGMLVVVTGASHVAYGARGTGLPARISRKVPKKNQIVVLLDPERQQMRREGEVPVADFLWYSAARPCSRNCFDRAEIARVMNAAGRKRDGLPQDIQKGLDLGLVSPEVLQNFFDLEQYPLISELTHRFQGFRERLLADPKFLHRLAIEEAISLTTTLIAQYEKRKENFFLELDYVITDTLRGAVVDFFTVWLPAPTLAFLSTDDLDASGSTDILQGLLGSIPDNAFQKNLAGKNWDLSHRFASVVFGGLKLASVGFISSIGAVASSNALFSARRFFNPALATKQRNKRSPILKTAAVYGCFLGISANLRYQIIAGIVEHRFSEAFSSQILLVNMVSFVARTLNSYWGTQQWIDLARSTGLQTRESPSNQVQESPNPAALGCSNVTEEATQASTDELKNQ from the exons ATGAAGCTCCATAGCCATGGCGGCCTCAGTGGTGGACCTGTACATGCGAGCTCTACCGTCCATCGGTCACGGGATGCTGCTCCGGCAGATTCTCTCCGGCGGAATTCGATTGCGGAGTGTCGATTTGTTGGGGGAATTTCAACAAGGAGAAACAGCTGCGCAATTTCAATTAGGCAAAATAGCCGCTCAACTTTTTATGTTCATTGCGTCCGGTTTTCACATGAAGATTCGGAGTGTTCCGATGAGGTAGGGCAAAAATCAGCCGTGCAAATACTCAGTACGAGACGAGCCGTGCTTGGCGTTCCATTAATTGCAATCGGCGCACGGTTTCTACAATCAGCAGTGGTCAGAGCGGAAGAGAAGGCGCCAGAGACAGCGATTCCGGTGCTAGAGGCGGTGAAATcgcctccgcctccgcctccgcctcTAGCTTCGACACCTGTGGAGGAATCAATTACTTCGAGGATTTACGATGCGACTGTCATCGGAGAGCCTTTAGCTGTGGGGAAGGACAAGAGTAAATTATGGGAGAAGATAATGAATGCTCGGGTCGTCTACTTAGGAGAAGCCGAACAAGTTCCGATTCGAGACGATAAAGAATTGGAGCTTGAAATTGtgaaaaacttgaaaagaagGTGTGCTGAAAGCGAAAGGGTATTATCTCTGGCTCTAGAAGCGTTTCCTTCCAATTTGCAGGAGCAGCTCAACCAGTACATTGACAGGAAGATCGACGGGGAAACTCTGAAGTCTTACACCTTACATTGGCCACCACAGCGCTGGCAGGAGTACGAACCTCTTCTAAGTTACTGTCGTGAAAACGGAGTTCGTCTTATTGCTTGCGGTTTACCTCTCAGG GTTTTGAGAACTGTACAAGCAGAGGGTATTAGGGGGCTTTCAAAAGCCGATCGCAAAGTATTTTCTCCGCCAGCTGGTTCAGGTTTCATCTCCGGATTCACAGCTATATCACGTAGAGCTTCAGTTGATCTGAATTCTTCTTACCCGTCCAGTCCTTTTGGTCCAAGTTCATATTTATCTGCCCAAGCAAGAGTAGTTGAAGAATATGCTATGTCACAAATTATTCTACAAGCCATGGCAGATGGTGGAGGAACTGGTATGCTGGTGGTTGTGACAGGTGCGAGCCATGTTGCTTATGGAGCTAGAGGCACTGGCCTGCCTGCAAGAATCTCAAGAAAGGTACCGAAGAAAAACCAAATAGTTGTTTTACTTGATCCCGAAAGACAACAAATGCGGAGAGAGGGTGAAGTTCCTGTTGCAGATTTCTTGTGGTATTCTGCTGCCAGACCCTGCAGCAGAAACTGTTTTGATCGTGCTGAAATTGCTAGAGTTATGAATGCAGCTGGAAGAAAGCGAGATGGTCTTCCCCAG GATATCCAAAAAGGGCTGGATCTGGGTTTAGTATCACCAGAAGTATTACAGAACTTCTTTGATCTGGAGCAATATCCTCTAATTTCAGAGCTTACGCATCGTTTCCAG GGTTTTAGGGAAAGATTGTTGGCAGATCCTAAATTCTTGCATAGATTAGCAATAGAAGAAGCCATTTCGCTAACAACTACTCTTATAGCACAATATGAGAAGCGAAAAGAGAACTTTTTCCTGGAACTTGATTACGTTATTACAGATACCTTAAGAGGTGCagttgttgatttttttactGTCTGGCTCCCTGCACCGACCCTCGCATTCCTTTCTACCGATGACCTCGATGCTTCTGGAAGCACTGATATTTTACAAGGTCTACTTGGATCTATCCCAGATAATGCCTTTCAAAAGAACCTTGCTGGAAAGAATTGGGACCTGAGTCACAGGTTCGCATCTGTAGTTTTTGGTGGCTTAAAGCTTGCTAGTGTTGGATTTATTTCCAGTATTGGGGCCGTGGCTTCCTCAAACGCTTTGTTTTCTGCTCGTCGATTCTTCAATCCAGCATTGGCGACTAAACAACGAAATAAGAGATCTCCAATACTTAAAACAGCTGCGGTTTATGGGTGCTTTCTGGGAATATCAGCAAATCTACGATATCAG ATTATTGCTGGAATAGTGGAGCATCGATTTTCTGAagcattttcttctcaaattcTGCTTGTAAATATGGTCTCATTTGTTGCTCGAACATTAAACTCTTATTGGGGTACCCAG CAATGGATCGATCTCGCACGGTCTACAGGATTACAAACTCGAGA